AGCCCgagcccaggcacctgctcctcctggctgtggatGCTGACCAGCCGCCCTTGCAGGTTGTCACAGGCGTACCGGGCGTGGATCCACTGCTTGGAGCCCTCACCGAAGTAGTAGCACTTGCGCTGGAAATGGACCCAGTTCTCCGGGCACGTGTTGCACGAGGAGCCTGGGGTTGCACACAGAGGGGAGGCTCAGGGGGCGACATCTCTCCCAGGGTCATTCCCAAGTTCCAGCTGACAGCAGacccagcccagagcctggagggtGAGCTCACTCTGATGCTGACACCCCGGACCGGCTCACTCAGCAGCACTGGTGGCCACCAACGCCCCCATGGTTAGCAGGACGTCAGCCACCAGCCCCATCACCATCGGCATCTTGTAGCTATCAACAACGTAACTGCCAGCAACATCTCCACCAGCCCCTCCATCATCATCACTGTAAACACCATGGCCAGTGGCATCTCAGTTGCTGATGGTTTTGCTATCCATATGAGGGGActccaaaaagctcatgaaaaagtGGATTTCTGGTGCAGaaaccttttgaaatccatgcgtagttttccataatacacattttccacaagctcTCTGAAGTATCCCCATAGAGCCATGGTTGGCAACACTTCGGTCACCAGTTCTGCTGTCAGTAACACCTCAATTGCTAACTCCATGACCACTACATGCTCATGTTCAACAACACTTCAACCAGAAGTCACCACAACATTCCTGGCCATTAGCACCTGTGCCGTTGACACCATCGCCACAAATGCCTTTGTGGTTAGCAGGACCTCAACCATCAACCTCTACCACAGCCACCACTGTCGTCAGCAACACCTTCACCACAAATACCTCTGTGGTTAGCCTCATGGCAACCACCAGAACCATCATCACAAAAACCTCCACGATGGGAAGTACTTGGAACACCCAAATTCATCATCTCAAACACCCCCATGACAGGAAGTACCTCCAACACCATCACCACAAACACCTCCATGACAGGAAGTACCTCCAACACCATCACAAACACCTCCATGACAGGAAGTACCTCCAACACCATCACAAACACCTCCATGACAGGAAGTACCTCCAACACCATCACAAACACCCCTATGACAGGAAGTACCTCCAACACCATCACAAACACCCCCATGACAGGAAGTACCTCCAACACCATCACAAACACCTCCATGACAGGAAGTACCTCCAACACCATCACAAACACCTCCATGACAGGAAGTACcgcaaccaccaccaccatcacaaaCACCTCCATGACAGGAAGTACCTCCAACACCATCACAAACACCTCCATGACAGGAAGTACCTCCAACACCATCACAAACACCCCATGACAGGAAGTACCTCCAACACCATCACCACAAACACCTCCATGACAGGAAGAACTTCCATACCATCACCACAAACACCTCCATGACAGGAAGTACCTCAACCACCCACACTGTTATCACAAACACCTCCATGACAGGAAGAACTTCCATACCATCACCACAAACACCTCCAAAGCCAACAACATCCCCACCACTACCTACACCATCTCCAACACCGACTTTTCCGATCACACCAACCACATCCTAATCACCAGCAGCAACAGAAGGGAGTGCTGTGGCCATGGCTCGCGGCTTTAAAGTCCCCACTGTCGCCACCAGCAGCTCCAGTTAGGCCCCTTGTGAGCATCGTGGGCAGCACCTCCACACCAGCTCTCCAGGGGTCAGCTGggtcccttcttcccttctcccctACTCTGGGGAGACTCAGGCACTGTTGTTGTCACCAACCCTCCCAGGTTGGGGATTAAGCCCCTGCTGCTGGGTGAACTCCATCTCACTTTCAAGTAGATTTTCTTACAGTGATAGGGAGGGAGGGTCCCTTTGCCTTGATTTTTCAAGGGGGTTGTCCTGGGCCAGCTTCTTGCCAGGaaaccagaaccagcacccagccCTCTGACAGTGCAGCACTCAAACGGGAGGAAACTGtccctgaggggctggtgctgtggtgcagggggttaaagcccaggcatgcagtgccagcatcccatgtgggcaccagttcaagtctcggctgctccacttccaatctggccctctcttaatgtacctgggaaagcagtggaggatggcctaagtccttgagcccctgcacccatgcgggagcctggaagaagctcctggcttcagataggctcagctccagccattgtggctatttggggagtgaaccagtggatggaagatccaccccccacctctctctctaactctgtcattcaaataaataaaatgaatcttaaaaagaagaagaggaggaggaggagggtgaggaggaggagaaggtggaaggggaaggggcaagggggagggggagtagggggagggacaaggggagggggagggggaagagaagggggaagggtgggggagggggagagggaggaggagaagggggagggggaggagggggagggggaggagcgggAAGAGGAGAAACCATCTAGGAGCCCTTAAGGAAACTTCTGGAAAGCATTGTGGCTGTCTCCAGGTTACGGGGCTAGACTTTGGAGGAGGGCCTCAGAGAccgaggaggagccaggaggtgACCTGAGCATGAGTACGACCCCAAGGGGACCACTGTGGGGTTTCCTGCTGGGATTCCCAGAGCCACCCCACATCCCAGGGGACAGGGACTCCACGCCTTTTCTCTAGCTGGatgggggcagctggggcttcCCAAAGGTGCAAGACCCAAAATCAAGGGCAGGACTCCCACCCCACATTCAGAGTGGCTCTCTCTGCCGGCCACTGGGGGAGAGGCCACTGCCCCCATCCCTGTAGACACGACCCCCCTGCAGCACAGTCACCCAGTCTCCCACGAGGGCTGCGGCTCAGGCAAGCCTGCTGAGGAGCCCTCTGGCTCACtcggcagagggaacagcagcaATGGGGGTCGAGCGGTGGTCAGCGCTGGAGGGCgtgggagccccacccccaccccgagttGGTGGTGGGAAGTCAGAGAGACTGGAATGGGCGTTTTCATGTGCCCTGCATCTGTCCTGGCCTGCCATGAACTTACACTCCAGTGACACGCCACtgcctcacatcacacacacatgtgcatgctgcCACATGTGTGCTGTCCCATGCCGTCcgctgcatgcacacacacacacagtgcacacctGCTGCTACAGGCCCTGGCCAGTcccacaccagcccctgcacGACGCACAGGCATggatgcatgcacacatatacacacacatgcacctacTCACCGTTAGACACCAGGATCTCCATCCATAGCTTTGCCACCTCTTCCTGCAGTCGCTCCAGCAAATCAGAGGCAGTGCGCCTCTCGTTCAAGCCTGGGGGGCCGGGCAGCGCTCAGATACCACCGGGTAGCCcctcgccctccccctccccctcctggccctctccctcccagcccctcccaagcCTCACTCTGGGACTTGAAGTTGCTCAGATCCTCTCGGAGTCTGTCCAGGTCCCAGGAGAGCCCAGAGTCTGAGGGGGCACAAAAGGGCAGGGCTGGTCTCAGGGAGGGCATCCTCGTGGTGACACGTACGACACCGCGCCTCGCCCCTCGCCCCAGTTCTCTCTCACCCTGAGACTTGTCTCTCACCCTGAGTTCTTGTCTTCTGGTTGGATCGAAGCTCCTGCAGCATCTGCCACATCTCAGaggctggtggtggtgggaggggggcAGCTCAGGGGTGAACGAGTCATCAAGGTCCCCCTGTGTCCCCCTACCCACCCTCGGTCCCTCTGCCTAGCTTCTCACAGTCACCTGCTCAGATTTCAGGTCATGGGGTGGTGGGGGCATGGTGGTCTTGACCCTGAGCTGTCACCCAAGGTCCCCTTGCTCACCCTGGGATTtctgggccatctggtcaccctGGTATCTTTGCAGATCCTTGGAAACCTGAGAGACTGGGGCagtaggggagaggagagacatcCTCAGAACCCTTACAGGCTGGTCTTTGAACCCAGCCCAAACCGCAAGCACAGGGGACCTCCCACTCCGGCCTCATGGACTCAGCAGCTGCAGTCTTTTGCTTTCTCATGTTTTTGGTGGGGGGAGCCAGAAACACAGGGAGGAAGGCACAGGTGCAACGAGAATGAGCATGGGTGCCCAGGAGAGAGTAGACAAGCGGCAGGCACTATCTGAGTCTTAGCTTGTGGATGGCTCACAGCCCTGAAATCACGCCTACTTCCTCCCATGCTATTAGAAGGCACCTCACCAAGCCTTGGAGGGTGGAAGGAACACAGCTTAGTTCCAAGACCCGGCGAGGGGTGTTCCCACAGAGATCAGTGGCAGAAGCTGGACGagaacccctgcccctgcctccaccccGGCCCCTCCATACCGTTCCGGGCAGCAGCCTCTTCCAGCTGTTTCATATCCCTTAGGGTGTCCCAGTCTGGAGAGGAGGGcacaagaggagaggagggggcttgTCAAGGGCCCCCAGCTGCCCGCACCCCATCAAAcactgggtggggggcagggatgCTGGCGGGTGGGTGGAGCATGGGAGGGGGCTGGCGGGATCAAGGGGACAGATGagagggagcagctgggctccgaGGGAGTATCTGGGAGGGACATGGAAGGCTCTAAGGGGTTGGGGCCGGGGCTGTCCTCACGCCACAAGAGCAGTAGGGTCAGCAGCCCAGCCCACAGCGCGGCAGTCACCAGGCCCATCAGCGCCAACTGTGTCTCCCGGCCACAGCATCGCTTCCTGGGAGACTCCGAGAAccctgcggggtggggtggggggcgtgaGGGGGGCAGAGGAAGCTGCCTCCGCCCCTCTTCCTCACATGCTGCTGTCACCCTGCCCGCGTCGACTGTCCAGCGTGTGTCCGTCCACACTGCTGGCCCTCTGCCTGCTCCATTCGACACCTGCTCTTCCTTCTGCATACGCTGCCCTGGGCAGGTCGCCATCCAGAGACAGAcctggggccgggggctgggccccctctcc
This region of Oryctolagus cuniculus chromosome 16 unlocalized genomic scaffold, mOryCun1.1 SUPER_16_unloc_1, whole genome shotgun sequence genomic DNA includes:
- the FCER2 gene encoding low affinity immunoglobulin epsilon Fc receptor isoform X2, with the protein product MDSQSQGFSESPRKRCCGRETQLALMGLVTAALWAGLLTLLLLWHWDTLRDMKQLEEAAARNVSQVSKDLQRYQGDQMAQKSQASEMWQMLQELRSNQKTRTQDSGLSWDLDRLREDLSNFKSQSLNERRTASDLLERLQEEVAKLWMEILVSNGSSCNTCPENWVHFQRKCYYFGEGSKQWIHARYACDNLQGRLVSIHSQEEQDFLSKHVSKRGSWIGLRDLDIEGEFIWVDGSRMDYRSIPAHPARHLPPTPEGLGSSPRSAPDSGSLPMRTWEAAVTAPVLGSLPATRETRREFWASDFSLTRPWLLGTFRK
- the FCER2 gene encoding low affinity immunoglobulin epsilon Fc receptor isoform X1 codes for the protein MEESRYSGFSESPRKRCCGRETQLALMGLVTAALWAGLLTLLLLWHWDTLRDMKQLEEAAARNVSQVSKDLQRYQGDQMAQKSQASEMWQMLQELRSNQKTRTQDSGLSWDLDRLREDLSNFKSQSLNERRTASDLLERLQEEVAKLWMEILVSNGSSCNTCPENWVHFQRKCYYFGEGSKQWIHARYACDNLQGRLVSIHSQEEQDFLSKHVSKRGSWIGLRDLDIEGEFIWVDGSRMDYRSIPAHPARHLPPTPEGLGSSPRSAPDSGSLPMRTWEAAVTAPVLGSLPATRETRREFWASDFSLTRPWLLGTFRK
- the FCER2 gene encoding low affinity immunoglobulin epsilon Fc receptor isoform X3 yields the protein MEESRYSGFSESPRKRCCGRETQLALMGLVTAALWAGLLTLLLLWHWDTLRDMKQLEEAAARNVSQVSKDLQRYQGDQMAQKSQASEMWQMLQELRSNQKTRTQDSGLSWDLDRLREDLSNFKSQSLNERRTASDLLERLQEEVAKLWMEILVSNGSSCNTCPENWVHFQRKCYYFGEGSKQWIHARYACDNLQGRLVSIHSQEEQDFLSKHVSKRGSWIGLRDLDIEGEFIWVDGSRMDYSNWNPGEPNNGGQGEDCVMMQGSGLWNDAFCRSLLDAWVCERLATCGPRRA